The genomic window TACaaatagaacaacaaaaaaaagaatatcttctttgttgtagaaataataattaaaacaaacaatGCTACCATTACATTATTTATTCTGATAATCTGCTGATGAtgtttcatacttttttttttccatgattgCTCTAAGGAATTAATGGaatcttaaacattttttaaacactacataaatatatatttaatttttttttcttttttttacttttaagctTTTAATGAGATAAGATATTTTCCCTAGGACAGTTTTAGGAAGGATAAATTAGCTGTATTAACTAGACAATGGCAGAAATTCTAAATGAAACTACTTTTAGCcttttatttatagatatttttctaTATCATAGAGTAATGAGACTGTCTTGGCTTTATAGCCTGAATTTCTTTGGAAGagttcaaagaatttatatatgAATACAGGAGATTGAAGTAGGTgcatgttggtaaatgtttaacaactggctcccTACCAAAATGACCCATTTTAAAGTTtagttttcattaatattttaaaaaatgtttttatgcaTAAGCAATAAAATAGTAACTCAAACTTTGATTCATAGCATGTGcctatttctgagatataaatgatTACAATGAAATTTTAACAAGCAGCTCTCAAAGAACTGTATCAAACTAGCTTTGGCATATGccaggaaagagaaaatgaagtaatagatCATTTAAGGCAAATATTTGTTCAAATTACAGGCAAAAGCAGAGCCAATGCTATATAGGACTTCACTCCTaattctagaattaaaaaaatttatcacaaaaagtatttcaaaatttttttggttatgaaaaaacaaaacttttttttcctgatattttctttaattatggtATGCAAAgaccatttaaattaaattaattaaatttaagaaaCACTTAAATGGTTAAATGTTGAGTTAATTTTAAACACTTAATTGTAAATTGTGGGATTCTGGGAcaatactatatttttattttttaactgctTTAATCACAAAGTAGCTCTAATCTTTTTAGTCTTGAGACTGGAGTCTACTGAGTCTACTGAAATGTTAGATTCTAACTGTACCTCTATTGTCTTtagtattaatatataattaagagatctggtatatgtatatgtgggggGAATCTCCAGACATTTGATGAACTGTCATCTTAGGaacatttgttgttattcaattctGTTTGACTCTTCGTGGATTGTAGCATACTAATACTGCCCATggggttttcctgacaaagatactagagtggtttattatttccttcttcagttgattaaggtaaacagaagttaagtgacttgcccaggatcatacaactactggctgagatcacatttgaactcagatcttcctgattcaaggccTAGCACACTATCAACTGAACCACTTACCTTTATGTAGGTAacataaaacatttataattctACCTCGTTCTTTTGAAAAttctatatataaacattttagaaaaaagtatATAGTCAGAATAGAGTCTACTTATAAAAGTTtgccttgaaaagaaaaaaaaaacttgtaatgAATTTACTTAAACTTTAAGACTTCAATGAATACATGATTTTTTGAGTTACTCTTTCTAATAGTATAGATAATATTTATGTCCTTTTCATGTTATTCTATAAATCCTTTCCATTAAGAATATCTATTTTGGGCTTTGGAGACATTTTTCTAATTCTCAGAACACTACAACAATTACAGTGtataatatttaaatgtaaaaatagagattaaattactaaaatgtaaaaaaatttagaCATAGAAGATTTGATCCATAACCCTTGTAACAAAACTAGGAATAATTTAGGATGTGAATTTCActtgtaattttttatatttgaatttagtGTAAAGAGTTTGCATATCATGCCAAGATAATTATGTTCTATATAATCTGACAGTGTTGTAGAAGTAGTCATTTCAGTTAGCCTGATTGATAACACCTGTTGATTGTATTAAACACCCAACAGCCTTTGGGATTTGGGGGTTTTATTAACCTCATCCTAATTGTAAATGGATTAGGTGTGGGGAAGAGATTGAAATTTTAAACTCAAGTATGCTAACTTCCTTACTTCATACAGAAGGAAAAAGTGGGTTATTTGGGGGCAGAGAGAAGACAAGCATATGTTTGACTAGTTTAACTAGATTATCTAATGTCTCTTGGAGATTtgaaatgtgtttgttttttttcctcccagaatttaaaagaaatgatgcTTGCTGTCATAAAACTTCTGCTATCTCATCAAAATTGCACCTACATTTGTGATTGTAATACTTATCTGTTTCTTGTGTGTATCAAAGTTTAAACAAATACTGTGTTGTTAAGTATTTTCCTCAAAGGATTCTCAAAATCACTTTGTAAAGGTATAGATATTTTTCCCCCAAGTGTTGATTGACATAGTATATACTAAGTTAACCCTTTAAGGAATTTAACTCTAAatatcagggttttttttttttttttcttttttaaccataAAACTTAGACCAGAGTTATGTGGTAAGTAGATACTGATGTTATGTTCAACCCTTGCTACTCTAATTTCTTATTGTCCTTCTCAGTGTTTTGAAGAAATTTTTAGATCTCacttcttaaaaatgaaagatgaaattgCCACAAcaattttcttcatcacaagattggTGAAAAAATCTGACAAATTGAATAAACAACAAATAGAAGAATTTGCAGCTAAGCTGATGTCAATACTATTTGAGACATACAGGACACACTGGTACCCAGACATTCCTTCTAAAGGGCAAGCTTTCAGGTAAGGCCTATTATGCTGTATggcagaagaaaataataaatagcttTGCTAGAAAAGTACTCAGATTGAAGACTgaactttttctcattttacctctcctatttttaaaaaattgttattcaTATATGATGGGGTCAAATATTTGACTACTGGGGCAAGAGAGGAATGTACAAGTTTAACAGCTAATtcttattagccaatctgagctGGCTCCaacatatttcaaaagaaaacaagctGGAGGGAAAATTTGTCAGAGAGGGATCTTTACTGTGTACTTAGagcaaaatatatagaatttgtCTCTAAGTAAAAAAGTTTTAGAATAAAGGAGACTCTTCATCTTTGTGTCagctatataaaagaaaaatagttctttAATAGAACCTTCCCTTTTACAAGTTGTTCCTTTCCCtagctataaaaaagaaagaaaatgtagcaTGCTTATGATCTAGATATCTTTGCACAAAAGATAACCATCtccttatttttgtctcttttcaatTTTAGGTGTATCAGGATaaataaacaacagaaaaaggatCCTCTTCTGGAGAGGGCATGTGCTGAAAgtaatgtgaatttttttcatctggGACTTCCAAAGGAGATGACTATATGGGTAGATCCCTTTGAAGTATGTTGCAGGTGAGTTCTATATACAGAAATAAGTGCTGTATATCTTTGTAACTTCTAGTCACTTTTAGAGACAGGCTTTATGGAAATTAGTGCCAGGAAGATCAAGACTCTTCCTTCCCCTAATCAGTATCATTCGGGTATCATAACCATCAAGATATCAAAATCATATGCCTTCTCCAGATGTTTCAGTAGGCTTCTATTACATTCTGAATGCTGGTGCTTTTTAATAGaaaagttattttgattattttcctttagtatggttttaaaattaaaaaggaaatgggcTAGGACATTTTGGTTGAATTGTCATTCTCCGAAATTTTAAATTAAACCCTTATGAGTCAGTGTCTTTAATTTTAATAGGTTTCCATTGGTTTGAAAGAGGAACCAAAGTTATCATTAAACTTAgcatttgattataatattcttCAGGTTATGACCTTTGGGTAAATATTGAAGATATTATCACAATGCATTCTATGCTAAAGATCCACTTTAGTCTACTGGCTGAACCaacaaaaaaaatgtactttttttttttttttttttttttaaactaccaaTTGAAAGATGGGGAGTGAGGGGAAAGATTAGTTTCACTTAAAACCTcctattattatttgtaatattgCAGTAGGCTTAGTCAGAGAATACCCCAATAACAGCTCTTTGCTTGTTGCTTCCATTCTTGTGTCTGTCCTTTGAATCAAACTCTCTTTAAGTAGACTCCCTTTCATTAAGCCCCTCagaaaatgtttacatttacttagaaagacagagaaagaagtgagAGGCTCATAATTGTagtttttagaaataaagagaaacTTAAGTTCTTTTCTCAAagctttgtttccattttctatttaGGTATGGTGAGAAAAACCGTCCATTTATAGTTGCTTGTTTTAAAGGCAGACAGGAAGAATGGGAAATATCTCAACAGATCAATCATGCTGTCAGTAAAGTCACATCTGACTACTATTCTGGCACCTCCTCTGATGAGGATACATGTGGCAGAGAGCCTCAAGTAATTCCTAAAGTCAGAaatccaaaaagcatttatcaggTAAGATACAACTAAACTGCTGTGGAGGGGAGGGATACTTTGCTTGTCTTCATGTCTCAGTTAATGAGTTTGTGCTTAGTTCCAAGATCCACTTGGTCTGTTTCTAGAATGCTGAGTCTTTGCATTCTTTCTCAGGTTGAGTATTTCAAGCAGCCCCTCCAAACTTGGTTCCAAAATTCCCGTAAAAAGAATATGACTGATGGGCGCCCCAACCTCCCAGGAAGTACTTTTTATATCCCATACAAGATCCACAAGTGCTACAGGCCTGCTGCTGTGTTTCCAGGACCCCGGGTGGATAGATACCACTGGGTCAACACAAATCGACAAAGTAGCTAAAGTGTACAATTCAACTGATTTCCATAGTTTACAAGAgcagatttttttatttcctaactTAAAATGAGTCTGACGTTGAGAGACacctgaaatagaaaaaaaaaagaacctcgCTTGGGGCCAAGGTACTTGATGGTGATTCTTCTCACCTGTATTATGACTCTATTCTTAGCTAGAATTATAATGTTTcacttttaaatgaagttttatgTGTAATGGATGTATTCAAAAAGGTTATTTAATGAAGTTACTGATTTATAAGATTCTACTGATTATAAAAAGTAACAAATAAACTTCACTATGTTTTTAACACCAGTGTCTGCTTTACTTTGATTCTTCCTCATCCTGACAGAGTCCATAATCCCCATCTGGTTTTACTTGTCAGATTCCATGAGGTCAGCCCTTTCAACAATTTGTTCTCACCAGCACCTTAGAAGTATTAGACTTTTGATATTCATGTTTTGCCAACCTAAAATGAATAGCCATAATTCTATTCCTCTGTATAACATTCTACTAACTTTGCCTACTTCCCTTTGTTAGGAAGAAGCATTTTCTCTATTACTAAATTTCTCACTTAAATTGCTTCCTCTGAGTTAATCTGAAGATGTGAGAGGAAAAGATGCAGAACATTCTTCTGCCTATAAATTTGTTTCCCTAAACTCTAATATCCTTCTCATatgatcattttctctttttcttcctctcatcttGAGACTTCTAGAAGACTCTCtggttctcttctcttttttggaGGATGGACATAATCTGGACCaataattttattggtataggagAGTCTGTGTGCTAAAGCAGACTTGTTCTGCAAATTATAACTTAAGAGGTATTTGAGGCATTGAGACTGTGATTTACCGAGGTTACATAGCCAATAATGTCAGAAATCAGATTTAATTTGGCTTCTATTCTTACTACTATTATAACTGATCTTTTGATAATTACTAATGACATCCTACTCTTtaattggctttaaaaaaaagatacatctTGATTTCTCTGAAATATTTGACATTGACCACTTAACTATTCTatggctcagtttctttataaaacGAGAGGATTGGACTTGATGGCCTCTAATAGGATCCTTCcatctctagatctatgatcctatgcaaTTCTTTCCCCTATAGCTTTTGGAACACTATAATCCTAGccctttttcacttttgattatttccttctgtttttatttctattaatctTTCTATTCCTGAGAGATAATATTTACTAAAATTTATGTATGATCTTCTCTTTTCTGTAGACAATTTTAATGATTAATTCTTTGCCAAttgtcatcttttaaaaaataatttcctgagATCCTCTAAGCTCTAGAACTACATTCCCTACAGCCTAGTACATGAACAAGTTCAAAAACTGAGCTAATTTTCTACCAAAAACTATTACTTCTGACTTCCCAATTTCTATTGATTGGTCAATGTCATTTAGGAATGATCAATAACTTAGTCACTTTTTGAATCAGCATTACATAAGCTAGCCACAAAGTCATTCTTCCATTCTCCTCCCGCCAATCtctttgaaatctttcttttttttctatttctaaaactgGTTCAGGttcttgctgattttttttttttttttttttttttttttttttttttttttttgcttagaacTTTGAATACTAGGTTAAGGATCTTTTACTTTATTCTGAAACTGTGGTTTGGTGGAGGCAGGAAGATTGGGCTGTGAATACCTTTGAGGATGACTGAGCATGAACTGGTTGGTTGGTTaatgtccttcattcttgaagaagaccaaaatgacatgcCTATATTAGAGTTGAATTACAATATGTATGACTATGGCTGATTAGAGCTtggagtgctctgccacaggtagcttctctaattttgctcatcttgcatttctttggggccaatttaattctgttttgctcatagagcacagtactTTTTTCTGATGAGGGTATATTGGGCAGTcttgtgccagtgtcttccatgttgtaaatcagttctaaagttcttgagagaaaccttgagaatgtccttatattgctttttctgactgtCTTGAACTGGACTGAACAGAGCAAAGAATGGTTTTTAGGGGGTGGGGGTATCAGATGGATTAGTTAGCCTTTTTTGAGGCTAATCTCTCTAGTCTTGTTATTCCTTCGAATATAATATGGATGCTAAGACGTAGCTTTTATCAtatcttttttcctaattctttctaACCTTGGAATTTCTCCTTATACCACTCCTCTCTCTATCACTTTGGAGATGTAGTGAAAATGGGTtacatatttttctctaaaaatttcCTGTTCTTTTTGGCCATGGTGCTTTTATTCACAGTGGTTTTTTATCCCTAGTATTTgtggcaatattttttttttctcattgaggaaagaaaagactTGGCAATCTCATCCTTATTGCAAAGCAGCTTATTTAGCTTGATATAAATTATCTCTGTTTCTTAGGTTCACTACAAATTCTTATACCTGTAAATCAGCAGACTGGCTAAAGATCGATTTCATCTTTAAACATTACGTTGCTGAAAGTCCTACTACTTTTGATTTGTATCATCAAATATGTATATCTCCTTCCATATTATAAAAGAATTTGTATTCTCATATACAACTGGTTATATGTATAATGATATGCAAAGAGATACTAATTTCTCCCCATCTCTGACAGGgcaagaatatattttaaattcagcTTTCTACATctctgatttcatcagtatagatTCTCCTGCTGCCAATATTAAtcataaatttcttttatgtacTTTCATCCTGAATTATTTGTTCATGCCTTTCTCATAAATTTGTTATAGAATGTCTTTGATAGATATTCAGTATCTTAAGGAatacttcttctttcttcccctctattttaaatttttttgaagtttttaatgATAATGTTCCCTATTGTTTTTGCTATTCTTACTAGATATCTAAACCAACTCCTTTTCTGGTCATTTTCTTGATAGTTACTTTTGATGTTAATTATCTACAAGTTTTTGGTACTATAGTACAGCTTGCTTGAAGCCACAATGCTGTTGTTACCATCTCTATGTTGGCTATTGGGTTATTTGTAATTTTAGAGTTTTTTGAGATCCTGCTATTATCCTAAAAACAATGGAATACTGCATTAAGAGAACATTGATATTAAAGAGATTGGTCATTTCACACTTCTATCATACTCCATATgcatgtattagtgtcccagctttcctacatcccctccaacatatattattatattttcctgtcctcttagccaatctgatagctaAGAGTTGTTTTCATATGtgttctctaatcaataatgatttagagcatctttaatataagtataaatggctttaatttcttcatctgaaaattgttcatatcttttgaccacttgtcaactggggaatgatttatactcttataaatttgactcagtcctttatgtattttagaaatgaaacctttatcagaaacactagctataaaaattgtttcctagcttattgcttcccttctaatcttgactacattggttttgtttgtgtaaacaatttttaatttaatatgatcacaattatccattttgcaattCATAAtgtactacacacacacacatatatatatatatatatatatatatatatatatattttttttttttgaggggtttggtgataaattcttcccttcttcaaagatctgacaggtaaaatatcccttgttttcctaatttgcttatagtatcat from Sminthopsis crassicaudata isolate SCR6 chromosome 3, ASM4859323v1, whole genome shotgun sequence includes these protein-coding regions:
- the BTG4 gene encoding protein BTG4 isoform X1, producing the protein MKDEIATTIFFITRLVKKSDKLNKQQIEEFAAKLMSILFETYRTHWYPDIPSKGQAFRCIRINKQQKKDPLLERACAESNVNFFHLGLPKEMTIWVDPFEVCCRYGEKNRPFIVACFKGRQEEWEISQQINHAVSKVTSDYYSGTSSDEDTCGREPQVIPKVRNPKSIYQDRLYTPPMGKHAVCHLQEKYNKHPHASQRKTLSKTNTLLGRSQPGQAHLCAEGGKGSTCPWSHSFYQRPGLAIRKLPGPLEVCPSSHQPFQYFRSFLFMDSMFQPNLPICYFLDFASHLPLPCFCQDYPSSLE
- the BTG4 gene encoding protein BTG4 isoform X2, whose product is MKDEIATTIFFITRLVKKSDKLNKQQIEEFAAKLMSILFETYRTHWYPDIPSKGQAFRCIRINKQQKKDPLLERACAESNVNFFHLGLPKEMTIWVDPFEVCCRYGEKNRPFIVACFKGRQEEWEISQQINHAVSKVTSDYYSGTSSDEDTCGREPQVIPKVRNPKSIYQVEYFKQPLQTWFQNSRKKNMTDGRPNLPGSTFYIPYKIHKCYRPAAVFPGPRVDRYHWVNTNRQSS